From Equus asinus isolate D_3611 breed Donkey chromosome 14, EquAss-T2T_v2, whole genome shotgun sequence, one genomic window encodes:
- the LOC106825966 gene encoding olfactory receptor 1F1-like — MRGANQSSVSEFLLLGLSRQPQQQQLLFMLFLSMYLATVLGNLLILLAISMDSRLHTPMYFFLSNLSFVDVCFSSTTVPKMLANHILGSETISFSGCLTQMYFVFMFVDMDNFLLAVMAYDRFAAVCHPLHYLTKMTPQLCALLVSGSWVIANLDVSLHTLLMARLSFCADNAIPHFFCDATPLLKLSCSDIYLNEMMILIEAGLIMIAPFVCILVSYILITCAVWRVPSTKGRWKAFSTCGSHLAVVFLFYGTIIFLYFNPLFSHSAETDIAAAVMFTVVTPMLNPFIYSLRNKDIRGALGKVVAMKFFLLNNEMG; from the coding sequence ATGAGAGGGGCAAACCAGTCAAGTGTCTCTGAgttcctcctcctggggctctccaggcagccccagcagcagcagctcctcttcaTGCTCTTCCTGAGCATGTACCTGGCCACAGTCCTGGGAAACCTGCTCATCCTCCTGGCCATCAGCATGGACTCCCGCCTGCAtactcccatgtacttcttccttagCAACCTGTCCTTTGTGGACGTCTGCTTCTCCTCTACCACTGTCCCCAAGATGCTGGCCAACCACATACTTGGGAGTGAGACCATCTCCTTCTCTGGGTGTCTCACACagatgtattttgttttcatgttcGTGGATATGGACAATTTCCTCCTggctgtgatggcctatgaccgctttGCTGCTGTGTGCCATCCCTTACACTACTTAACAAAGATGACCCCCCAGCTCTGTGCCCTGCTGGTTTCTGGGTCATGGGTCATTGCCAACCTGGATGTCTCATTGCATACCCTGCTGATGGCTCGACTCTCATTCTGTGCAGACAATGCCATCCCCCACTTCTTCTGTGATGCGACCCCCCTCCTGAAACTCTCCTGTTCTGACATCTACCTCAATGAGATGATGATTCTTATTGAAGCAGGGCTGATAATGATTGCTCCATTTGTTTGCATCCTGGTATCATATATCCTTATCACTTGTGCTGTCTGGAGAGTCCCATCCACAAAGGGAAGGTggaaagccttctccacctgtggctcccacctggctgtGGTTTTCCTCTTCTATGGCACCATCATATTTCTGTATTTCAACCCTTTATTCTCCCACTCTGCTGAGACAGATATAGCAGCTGCTGTGATGTTCACAGTGGTgacccccatgctgaaccccttcatctacagTCTGAGAAACAAAGACATAAGAGGGGCTCTTGGAAAAGTGGTTGCTATGAAATTTTTTCTACTCAACAATGAAATGGGCTAA
- the OR1F1 gene encoding olfactory receptor 1F1: MRGANQSSVSEFFLLGLSRQPQQQQLLFMLFLSMYLATVLGNLLILLAISMDSRLHTPMYFFLSNLSFVDVCFSSTTVPKMLANHILGSETISFSGCLTQMYFLFELADMDNFLLAVMAYDRFVAVCHPLHYLTKMTPQLCALLVSGSWVIANLNALLHTLLMAQLSFCADNAIPHFFCDVTPLLKLSCSDTYLNEVMILTEGALIMITPFVCVLASYVHITCAVVRVPSTKGRWKAFSTCGSHLAVVFLFYDTIIAVYFNPLSSHSSEKDTAATVMYTVVTPMLNPFIYSLRNRDLKGALQKMISRKTYSY, from the coding sequence ATGAGAGGGGCAAATCAGTCGAGTGTCTCCGAGTTCTTCCTTCTCGGGCTCTCCAGgcagccccagcagcagcagctcctcttcaTGCTCTTCCTGAGCATGTACCTGGCCACAGTCCTGGGAAACCTGCTCATCCTCCTGGCCATCAGCATGGACTCCCGCCTGCAtactcccatgtacttcttcctcagcaACCTGTCCTTTGTGGACGTCTGCTTCTCCTCCACCACTGTCCCCAAGATGCTGGCCAACCACATACTTGGGAGTGAGACCATCTCTTTCTCTGGGTGTCTCACACAGATGTATTTTCTCTTTGAGCTTGCCGACATGGACAATTTCCTCCTggctgtgatggcctatgaccgctttGTTGCTGTGTGCCATCCCTTACACTACTTAACAAAGATGACCCCCCAGCTCTGTGCCCTGCTGGTTTCTGGGTCATGGGTCATTGCCAATTTGAATGCTCTGTTGCATACCCTGCTGATGGCTCAACTCTCATTCTGTGCAGACAATGCCATCcctcatttcttctgtgatgtgACACCTCTCCTCAAACTCTCCTGCTCTGATACATACCTTAATGAGGTGATGATTCTCACTGAGGGTGCCCTGATCATGATCACCCCGTTTGTTTGTGTCCTGGCTTCATATGTCCATATCACCTGTGCTGTCGTGAGAGTCCCATCCACAAAGGGAAGGTggaaagccttctccacctgtggctcccacctggctgtGGTTTTCCTCTTCTATGACACCATCATTGCTGTGTATTTCAACCCTTTGTCCTCGCACTCATCTGAGAAGGACACTGCAGCTACTGTGATGTACACAGTGGTGACCCCCATGCTGAACCCtttcatctacagcctgaggaacagggACTTGAAAGGGGCCCTGCAAAAAATGATTAGCAGGAAAACATACTCTTACTGA